The genome window CAGTGCTCAGCGCACGATCATGGTTCCTGGTTGCGACGTTCCTCCCACCGTTGCTCCAGATTTGCCATAAAGGGCGAGTTCTTCTTGGCGGCGGCGGCGGCGGATCCATGACCCCGTCCGCCCGCGGCCTGCCGTGAACGGCTCGTAGCGACGTAGACCCCGGCCGCCATGACAATGAATCCGATGATGCCCAACCAGATGAACTGTTGGGAGACACCCCATAGAAGGGCGCCGAGTCCTACCGCCGCGGTCACCGCGCCGGCCACCAATCGGGTGGTCGAAAAACGAGAGGTACCCGATTCACTCATGCTCGTGGCAAAGTGCGGGTCCTCTGCATTCAGCTGTTGTTCCAGCTGCTCAAGGAGCTTCTGCTCCCGCTCAGACAACGGCATCGCTGCCTCCTCTTCCGGCCCGGGCCTTCCCGTCCACCTAGCATAGGGCTCGCCCGGGCCCCCACGCCATATCGGTGACGCCCCTTGACCGTCTTGATACGAACAGTTCCGCGATCAGCGAATATCCTTGCGCGGGGCCGGCCCCGATTCCGGCGTGTTCCGCTCCACCAGGGTGGCGGGCTTCAACGCCGCTTGGGGGAATTTGCGGCGGATGTCATCGGCCACCCGATCCGCCTCGGACCAGTCTGCCGGGGCGCTCTCGTCCTCCCACAACAAGGCCTCCTGCACCACCTCGTCGGCACCGGACAATCGCTCCGCGCGGATCCCCAACAACCGGACCGGCATCCGTTGGCCGTCCATGAGCCCGGCCAGGAGAGATCCAGCCGCCTCAGCGAGGGGACCGGCGGAGTCCACCGGCGTCGTCAGAGTCATGGTGCGTGTCTTCACGGACAGGTCCGGCGCCTTGACCTTGACGCTGACCGCCCCCGCACGGAAGCCGGCCCGGCGCAGTCGGATGGCACCCTCATGGGCCAGGGCGACCAGGTGCCGGTGGAGCTCGGCCGGGTCGCGCACATCTTGCTCGAACGTCTTCTCCACACCCAGGCTCTTGGTCTCCCGCTCGGGCGTGACGGGGCGGGGATCGATCCCCCGGGCCAGCTTCAGCAGGGCCGGCCCCTGGACTCCGAGCCACCGTTCCATCCGCTGTGGGGCCTGGGCTGCCAGATCAGCCACCGTGGTGAGGCCGGCCGCCACCAGTCGCTGGCGCAGGACCGGACCCACACCCCAGAGGGCGGAGACCGGCAGAGGATCCAGGTAGGCGCGGGTCCGCTCCGGCGGGACCACCACGAGACCATCCGGCTTGGCCCGCGTGGAGGCGATCTTGGCCACGGATTTGGTAGCCGCCGCGCCAACGGTGCAGGGCAGCCCCGTCCGTTCACGGACCTGCTCCCGGATCAGGGCGCCGATCCGCGCGGGCGAACCAAGCCGGCGTCGTGCCCCGGAGACATCCAGGAAGGCCTCGTCAATGCTGAGCTGTTCCAGTGTCGGCGTGAACGATTCCAGGATCCGCATCACGTCAGAGGATGCCGAGACATAGCGTTCGTGCCGGGGTTCCACCACGGCAACGCCCGGGCACAGCGCCTGGGCGTGCGCTAGCGGCATGGCCGAGCGGACTCCGAAGGCGCGCGCCTCGTAGGAGGCGGACAGGACCACCGATCGGCCGCCGCGGTGTGCGACGAGCGAGGGGATTCCCGCCAGCTCCGGGTGGTCGAGCAACTCCACCGATAGGAAGAAGGCATCCATGTCCACGTGCAGGATCACGGCGTCCCAGGAACCATCCGATCCGCCGGTCTCGGCGGACGTCAGGGTCCTGCGGTCTGTCATGGGACCAGCTTAGGGCCCGCGGCCACAGGTAGTCTGAGCACGCCGCCTGACCGCCCAAGGAGCCCAAGGAGCACCGTGCCCTTCCCCTCTTCTGTCCCCCAGACCACTGATGCCGACCGCGAGTCGGCCTTCGTCCAGGCCGTAGGGGTTCGCCTGGTCGAGCTGTTGGACGGGTACCATGGCCGCGCTGCGGCGATCTCCGACTCCGCCACCCCTTTGGTGGAGTCGATCGCCGGACTCGTCCGCGGTGGGAAAAGGATGCGGGCCGTGTTGTCCTGGTGGGGATGGCAGGGTGCCGGCGGCAACCCCGATGATCCGCTCATCCTGGATGCGGCCGTGGCACTCGAGTTGTTCCAGGCCGCGGCCCTGATCCATGACGACATCCTTGACCGGTCCGACACCCGTCGGGGAGCCCCCAGCATCCACCGTGCCTTCGAAGCCCGGCACCAGCAGGCGGGTTGGCGGCAGGACCCGGGCCATTTCGGCGTGTCCGCCGCCGTCCTGACCGGCGACCTGTGCCTGTCCCTCAGCGAGGAGGTGTTCGCCTCCGCCGCCGATGCCTCCACGAACCCGGCGGGCGCACGAGGCCTGTTCAACGAGATGCGGTTCGAGGTCATGGCCGGCCAGTACCTGGACATCCTCGACGAGGTCGAGGTGCCGGGCCAGGACCCGGCCGAGGCCCTCCAGCGGGCTCGCACGGTCCTGCGGTTCAAGTCCGCCCGGTACTCCGTGGTCCACCCGCTGGGCCTGGGTGGGATCCTGTCCGGCGCCGACGGGGACATGCTGGAGCACTATGGCCGGTTCTCCGCGCCTCTGGGTGAGGCGTTCCAATTGCAGGACGACCTGCTCGGGGTCTTCGGAGACCCCGAGGTGACCGGGAAGCCGGCCGGGGACGATCTGCGCGAGGGGAAGCGCACCGAACTGGTGGCACACGCCCTCGACCTGCTCACCCCCAGCCAGGTGGCGGAAGTGGAGGCAGCGTTGGGCGATCCGGACTTGACCCCTGAGGCCGTGTCCCGGATCCAGACGCTGCTGGAATCAGGAGGCGCACGTGCCCGGGTGGAGAGTGAGGTCCTCGATCTCGGTGATGCTTCTCTGGCCGCCCTCGCCGAAGCTCCCATGGACCAGGGCGCCAAGGTGGGACTGGAGCGATTGGCCCGGCAGATCCTGGACCGGAAGCGCTAGCCTCCGGCCGGTGGATTGACGACTACCAGGCCAGGGCCTGCGCCCTCCGGCGAATCTCCGTCTTGCGGCCCTCCCGCAACGCGTCGATCGGGCGGCCCGGGAGGGACTCGTCCGGAGTGTAGAGCCATCGAATGGCCTCTTCATCCGAGAACCTGGCGTCCCTGAGGACCGAGATGGTCCCCTTCAGCGGCTCCAGGGGCCCGTCCTCCACCAGGAAGAGCGCCGGAATGGCGCGGGCGTGACGTTCACCGACCTTGGCGGTCAGCAATCGTCCCTCACTGACCATGTTGTGGACCCGGGTGACCGGGATGTCCCATTTCTCGGCCAGGTCGGGAAGGAACTCCCAGTCCTGCACCAGGTCTTCGAGCGTCGGCTCCTGCGATGCGGCGTTGTTGCCTGCGGCGGTATTCACCCGTCCAGCCTAACGACTGACACGGCAGCCTGGGACACCCGCACCCGGGGGCGACTGACAGGACTGTCCACGCGCAACACGGCTACGTTGCCGAATCGTTACCGTCTAGATTCCCTTCCGTAACTACCTTCAGGTACGTTTACATCTGTCACATTTTCATTACAGGCATCATCAGACGTGGTTTGTCATTCTGTTCACACCCGTGACAGAAGCAGCCTCGGTGGTGCAGCACCTTCAGAGGAAACCCACATGACTGATCGCCCTTCCGGCACGCCACGCCTGTTGAAGTCCGCCCTGGCCACGTCGACCCTGCCGCTCATGGTGCTGGGCTCAGCCGCCCTGGCCACGCCGGCGGTGGCCGACGCCCCCCGTCAAGCGCTCACCCCCCGGTCCGCCTCGCCCGTGAACATCGAGACGGCACAGGTGCGCCTCTCGTCAGCGTCACTGGCCTCCAGCGTTCCCGCCTCCTTCTCCGGCGCCGTCAAGACCGCCAAGGCTGCCTCCAGCTACACGGTCAAGGCCGGGGACACCCTGTCCCACATCGCCGTACGTCACGATCTCTCGCTGTCGGCACTCCTGAAGGCCAACGGCCTCGCAGCGTCCACGATCATCCACCCGGGCCAGAAGATCACGCTCCCGGGCTCCGCGCCGTCGTCCTCCACGTCCGGCCAGACCGCATCCAGCGGCACCAACGCCCAGACCTACACCGTCAAGGCCGGGGATACCCTGTCCCACGTCGCTGTACGCCATGACCTCGCCCTCTCCTCCCTGTTGAAGGCGAACGGCCTCTCCGCTTCGTCGCTCATCTACCCGGGCCAGAAGCTCAAGCTCTCCGGCGGTGCTACGGCGAATCCGGCCTCGTCCGGCGGTTCCACCACCGGCGCTTCGACCACCGGTGCCGCGGCCACCGCAAAGACCTACACCGTCGTCTCTGGAGACACTCTGTACAGCATCTCCTCCCGGCACGGCGTCAGCCTGTCCACGCTCCTCAAGGCCAATGGCATCGCCGCCTCCTCCACCATCTACCCGGGACAGCAGCTCAAGCTCTCCGGCGGCAGCACGCCTGCCTCCACGCCGGCCGGTTCCCCTGCCGGGAACGCTACGGCCTCGACCTACACGGTGAAGTCGGGCGACACCCTCTCCGGCATCGCCGCTCGGAACGGCATGGGCCTCTCCGTCCTGATGAAAGCCAATGGCCTGTCCTCGACCGCCACCATCCACCCGGGCCAGACGCTCAAGCTCTCCGGCAACACCACGGTCGCCCCTGCCTCCTCCGGGACTTCGGCAGACAGCACCGTGCAGTCGTACACCGTCAAGTCAGGTGACACCCTCTACGGCATCGCATCACGGAACGGCATCAGCCTCGCCAGCCTGCTGCAGGCGAACGGCTTCAGTGAGACGGCCACCATCCACCCGGGCCAGACGCTTAAGCTCTCCGGCTCCGGGGCATCCGCCGCACCGGCCGAGGACGACCTGGTCCCGAACACCTTCCTGCACTACACCTACCCTGACCACATCGTCCGCGACGCCAACGAGAACAAGCGGGCCCTGCTCAATGCCGGGGTGC of Citricoccus sp. K5 contains these proteins:
- a CDS encoding DUF3040 domain-containing protein — encoded protein: MPLSEREQKLLEQLEQQLNAEDPHFATSMSESGTSRFSTTRLVAGAVTAAVGLGALLWGVSQQFIWLGIIGFIVMAAGVYVATSRSRQAAGGRGHGSAAAAAKKNSPFMANLEQRWEERRNQEP
- the dinB gene encoding DNA polymerase IV — translated: MTDRRTLTSAETGGSDGSWDAVILHVDMDAFFLSVELLDHPELAGIPSLVAHRGGRSVVLSASYEARAFGVRSAMPLAHAQALCPGVAVVEPRHERYVSASSDVMRILESFTPTLEQLSIDEAFLDVSGARRRLGSPARIGALIREQVRERTGLPCTVGAAATKSVAKIASTRAKPDGLVVVPPERTRAYLDPLPVSALWGVGPVLRQRLVAAGLTTVADLAAQAPQRMERWLGVQGPALLKLARGIDPRPVTPERETKSLGVEKTFEQDVRDPAELHRHLVALAHEGAIRLRRAGFRAGAVSVKVKAPDLSVKTRTMTLTTPVDSAGPLAEAAGSLLAGLMDGQRMPVRLLGIRAERLSGADEVVQEALLWEDESAPADWSEADRVADDIRRKFPQAALKPATLVERNTPESGPAPRKDIR
- a CDS encoding polyprenyl synthetase family protein; the protein is MPFPSSVPQTTDADRESAFVQAVGVRLVELLDGYHGRAAAISDSATPLVESIAGLVRGGKRMRAVLSWWGWQGAGGNPDDPLILDAAVALELFQAAALIHDDILDRSDTRRGAPSIHRAFEARHQQAGWRQDPGHFGVSAAVLTGDLCLSLSEEVFASAADASTNPAGARGLFNEMRFEVMAGQYLDILDEVEVPGQDPAEALQRARTVLRFKSARYSVVHPLGLGGILSGADGDMLEHYGRFSAPLGEAFQLQDDLLGVFGDPEVTGKPAGDDLREGKRTELVAHALDLLTPSQVAEVEAALGDPDLTPEAVSRIQTLLESGGARARVESEVLDLGDASLAALAEAPMDQGAKVGLERLARQILDRKR
- a CDS encoding Rv2175c family DNA-binding protein produces the protein MNTAAGNNAASQEPTLEDLVQDWEFLPDLAEKWDIPVTRVHNMVSEGRLLTAKVGERHARAIPALFLVEDGPLEPLKGTISVLRDARFSDEEAIRWLYTPDESLPGRPIDALREGRKTEIRRRAQALAW
- a CDS encoding LysM peptidoglycan-binding domain-containing protein; protein product: MTDRPSGTPRLLKSALATSTLPLMVLGSAALATPAVADAPRQALTPRSASPVNIETAQVRLSSASLASSVPASFSGAVKTAKAASSYTVKAGDTLSHIAVRHDLSLSALLKANGLAASTIIHPGQKITLPGSAPSSSTSGQTASSGTNAQTYTVKAGDTLSHVAVRHDLALSSLLKANGLSASSLIYPGQKLKLSGGATANPASSGGSTTGASTTGAAATAKTYTVVSGDTLYSISSRHGVSLSTLLKANGIAASSTIYPGQQLKLSGGSTPASTPAGSPAGNATASTYTVKSGDTLSGIAARNGMGLSVLMKANGLSSTATIHPGQTLKLSGNTTVAPASSGTSADSTVQSYTVKSGDTLYGIASRNGISLASLLQANGFSETATIHPGQTLKLSGSGASAAPAEDDLVPNTFLHYTYPDHIVRDANENKRALLNAGVPSRSQMQAIIADTARQMGVDPSLALAHAFTESSFNHASVSPANAIGAMQVIPSSGDWASDLVGRKLNLLDPHDNATAGVAIIRQLQRTAGSFDIGVAAYYQGLGGVQRNGMKPDTKDYVAKVKNYMKRF